The DNA window ATGCTTGAAGATGACAAGGAGTGCCTATAAAGTAGCCAAACTTTAACACTCATTAACTTCATTCATGTCTCCTCCGATGTAAAATCGAGGATGCCGGAACGACTTTTTGAGGGAAAATCAAGGCTGCGCTGAGGACGAAAATTCCGTAGAATTGAAATAGGAGGACAAAAGGAGGACAAAAATTAAAAGAGAAATCCCGCAACTCTTGATTTTCAATGAGTTACGGGATTAATCGGTGCCCAGAACAGGACTCGAACCTGCACGCCTCGCAGCACTCGCACCTGAAACGAGCGCGTCTACCATTCCGCCACCTGGGCTTTGCGAGGACAAAGTTAGTAATCTTTTTTTGTTTTGCCAAATATTTTGACCGGTGTGAGTGAATTTTTTTTCGGTTTTTTCTTGATTGTTGCCGTTTGTAGCTGTCTGTTCCCGTTTATGACCGCATTATTGCCATTTGTAATTGCTTATTACCGTTTGTGACCGTTTGTGTCGGGATAGGGTAGAGGCTTATCGTTCGAATATCTTGTCTTTGGCAGAAACTTGAGTGGGGACTCCGGCCGACGGTCCTATGTGGCATTCGCCTATACGCACATCCGAAGTGTTGCTGAAACTGATTCCAGTCCGTGCTTCTCCGACGGTGATGTTGTTGAGACTCACATTTCTGATAGGTCTCTGTCGCGTTCCTTGAAGAACAAGGGCTGCCGCCGAAGCTTTAGTGCAGCTCAGTCCATTGATATGAATATCGCTGATGTCGGAATAGTTAGTGCTCGTAAGACCCTCGCCTGCATATTGGCTTGTCACATAAAACAGGTCTTCGACTTCTCCGAATTTACAGTTGTTGAGATATATACCGTTTACAAAACCTCCACGATCGGGATTTGTCTTGACATATAGCCCGCGTTTGCAATATCCGGCATAGTCACAGTCCTCGATAATCACGTTTCGGACGCCGCCCGACATTTCGCTGCCGATGACCACCGCGTGCAGTCCCTTGAAATGACAGTTGCGAATGACTATGTTCTCGCAAGGAATCCCGGTTGTCCATCCGTCGTTGTCACGTCCGCTTTTTATGGCTATATTGTCGTCGCCGTTATCAAAATAGATGTCCTCAATGAGCAGATTGCGTGATGACTCAGGATCTATTCCGTCATTGTTGACAAGCTTTGCATCATAACGGAGCGAACGACATACAGCATCCTCACATTGCAACAGATGGATGCACCAGAAAGGGGAATTGATGATTTTTACGCCTTCAAGCGTCACACCCGTGCAGCGGTAGAGCTGTATCAGATGAGGTCGTAGCCAGTCCCCTTGGCCAAATCGTCGCTCGCTGACCGGAATGTTATTGTGGTTCATGTCGCGGCTTCGCGACTGAGCCGGTTTTTGGTCTTTGCGCCACGTCGCGAATGTCGTCATGGCATTTCCGTCAATCAGACCTTTGCCTGTTATGGCCACATCGTGCAGTCCGTAGCCGTAAATCATGGGGGAATAATTATAGAGATAAGTACCCTCCCAGCTTGTATTGACAATCGGATACAGTTCCGGTGACGGATCAAACCTGAGGACTGCCCCTTCAGCAAGATCGATGCACAGGTTGCTCACAAGAGTGAGTGGCCCGCGGAGACAATACGTCCCTGCGGGGACGGTTATGCGGCCGCCACCTGCTTTCTCCGCTTTGGCGATAGCCTTTCTGAAAGCGGGCAGACAGTCTTTCACTCCGTCGCCTTTTGCCCCGAAATTTAGGATATCAAATTCATGTTCTGAAATCTTTGCGCCGTGGATATTGGCGAGAATGCTGTCACGCAGCCCGACGCGGTGCTGCTCAACGGTGTCGGCATTACTCGGCGGCAAGTCGTTCGTGAGATTAGCTTGAGCGGTCAAGGCGGCAAGCAGAGCTATACTTCCTATTATTGTTTTCAGATTGATGAGATTCATGGTGCGTTACTGTTTTTTTGACGATTGATTGGTCGGTGCGAAGTTACTGAATATTTCAATATATCGCAACAAAGGAGGAGTTAAGACATCAGTCCTAACTCCTCCCCTCACGTTTCAACTATTTATTTATGAGAGCCTCAGTATCTGGTTTCACAACCCAATAAAGAGGACGAGGGATGTAAATTTAGATTTTCCTGCTTTGAGCTTCTTTATCTTTACTTACACTATTAAAACAACTGAAACCATGCTTTGAACTATCTCAGAGCGCTAAAAGACATTAAAAAAAGTCAAGCCTTTGACCTAATTTTACCGAAATGTTAAAATCGGGTCTAAGACTTGACTTTTTCAGCCGTTTTATGATGACAAAAAGTTGATTCTTAGCCAAGTTAGCGTGTCGACGCCATCTCCGGCACGGGAGGTTTGAGCACTTAAATCAGCTATTGGGCACAGTCTGCTTCACGAGATTCTTGACCAGTCTCTGATGCGTGTTGTCAGCAGGTTCAGTTGCGAACGGATGAGTGCATTTGCCGGACTCTGGAGGTCGGGGTCTGAGTCGAGTATAGTGCATGCGGTGTCGCGTGCGAGCTGTACTATCTGTCCGTCGGTCGCGAGGTCGGCTATATGGAGGTCAATCGGTATGCCACTCTGCATTGTCCCTTCGATGTCGCCCGGTCCGCGCATTTGCATGTCAGCCTCGGCGATGGCAAAACCGTCGGTGGTCGATGTCATCAGCTCAAGGCGTTTGCGGGTGTCTTTGGCTATCTTGCGTTTCGACATGAGTATACAATAACTCTGGCCCTCGCCACGCCCAACACGTCCGCGCAACTGATGGAGTTGCGAGAGTCCGAAACGTTCGGCGTTTTCAATGAGCATGGTGGTTGCGTTTGGCACATTTACGCCTACTTCTATCACCGTAGTGGCTACAAGGATGTGGGCCTCATGCGAGGCAAAAAGATTCATCTGATACTCTTTTTCCTGCGGCTTCATCTGGCCGTGAACGAAAGCCACCTTATAATCGCGGAAAGTCTCGCAGATATTCTCATAGCCGTCTTCGAGCGACTTCAGGTCAAGCTTCTCATTTTCCTTGATGAGAGGGTAGACGATGTAGACCTGCCGCCCGAGCCGGAGCTGCCGTCCGATGCCCTGATATGTCTTGAATCTATCCTCCTCATAGCGCAGGAGGGTGACAACCGGTTTGCGGCCGGGCGGAAGCTCGTCGATGACCGACACGTCAAGATCTCCGTAGACAGTCATTGCAAGTGTGCGGGAATAGGTGTGGCAGTCATGACAAGCACGTGTGGCGCGATGACATTTTTTGTCCACAGGCGTGCACGCTGGGCCACTCCGAAACGGTGTTGCTCGTCTATGACGATGAATCCGAGATTGTGGAAGCGCACATTGTCCTCGATGACGGCATGTGTACCGATCAGTATGTGGAGCGAGCCGTCCGAAAGCTGTTCGTGAATAACGGCGCGTTCCTTTTTTCGGGTTGAGCCGGTCAGGAGCCTGACATTTATACCCATCGCCGACACAAGTTTGGTTATTGTCTCGAAATGCTGCGTCGCAAGGATTTCAGTCGGGGCCATAAGACATGCCTGTGTATTGTTGTCGAGCGCTATCAGCATACAGAGGAGTGCCACGAGGGTCTTGCCTGAGCCTACATCGCCTTGCAGCAGACGGTTCATCTGCCGTCCAGTCGCCATATCGGCACGTATTTCTTTTATCACCCTTTTCTGGGCGTTTGTAAGTGGAAAAGGCAGGAATTCCGAATAAAATGTATTGAAAAAATGGCCTATGCGCGGGAAATGAAAGCCTTGTATGGCTGAATTGCGTTTGCGTGCATAGCGCTGGATATCGAGCTGGAGATAAAACAGCTCCTCGAATTTCAGACGTAGGCGTGCCTGTTCGAGCTGAGCCGGCGACTGCGGGCTATGTATGGCCGATATGGCTTCCCTGATTCCGATAAGCCTGTGGCGGCTTATGATTTCCGGAGGAAGCGTTTCGGCCATCTCCCGTATGCCTGACAGGATGTCGCTGACGGCTGTTGAGAATGTCTTCGACGAGAATCCTCGGTTGCGGAGCTGTTCGGTTAGAGGGTATACGCCCCTGAATCCACCTTGGGCGCTTGCTGCCTCAGGTGTGTCGACTTCCGGATGCACCATGCTCCAGCGTCCGTTGAAATTTGACGGTTTGCCAAACAGGATGTATTCCGTGGCCGTGTGATAGAGCTGCCGCAGTGTCTTGATGCGTTGAAACCACACCACCTCCATCACCGCGCTTCCGTCAGAAAAAAGACCGACAAGGCGCGTCTTTGCTCCTTCGCCCTGCACGGTGAAACTGATGAATTTGCCTTTGACCTGAAGCGATGGCATGTCCTCGCCGGCAAAATCTATGATGCGGTATATCGACCGGCGGTCTATATAGTGGGTAGGGAAATGGAAGAGGAGGTCATGATAGGTCTTTATGCCGAGATTCTTTTCGAGAAGTTCGGCTCGTTTCGGCCCTATTCCGCGCAGGAATTTAATGTCCATTCTTCGCAGTCCGTTCATAGGTGCTTTCTTATTTTTGTTTAGAGTGGTTGTGATTGCTGTTCGGTTGCAATCAGGGAGATTGTTCAGATGAGTGAGAGATAGAGTTCGGCTATTGCCATGTCGCCGGGATTGGTTACCTTGATGTTGTGTGGATCGCCGTCGACGAGGCGCAGATTTGTATATCCGGCGGCTTCCATGACCGAAGCATCGTCTGTGAATACAGGCAGGAGTTCCTGTCCGTAGGCTTTGAGGAGTTTGTCGGCAGGGAATATCTGAGGAGTCTGCACCGCGCGGAGTTTCGACCTGTCGACGGCCGAAGAGTTTCCGTCAGTTCCTACAAGTCTGATTGAATCTGTGACAGCGCAGGCCGGGAGCGCTCCGTCACACCCTTCCACACCGTCGATTATAGCGGATATTAGACTCGGTGTAATCACCGGACGGGCCGCATCGTGGATGCTGATCAGCCCTGAGGAGTCCTGCGGGATAATCGAAAGTGCGTTTTTGACACTGTGGGCTCTCGTCGCTCCTCCGTTGACAATGATATGCGGGAGAGTGAAGCTGTTGTCCTTGCACATTCCGAGCCATTCGTCGGTCATGTCGGTGCTGAGTACCACAATCAGTTTCCATTCCGGAGTGCAGGAGTGGAGACGTTCGAGTGTAGTCATGAGCAGTGGGCGTCCGGCGAGGTCACAAAACTGTTTGGGCAGATTTCCTCCGTAGCGTGAGCCGCTCCCTGCGGCGACAACGATGTGTACGTTGTCTGTCTTGTTCAGAGCGGATGTTGGGTTGTTATTATAATAATGTGTAGACATAGCTTCCGATAGATTCTTTCAGTTAAAAAAACGGCGAGCTCCCGTGTGTCGGGGACTCGCCGGGGCGTTGATTCAATGGTAAATTATAAAATTTGGTTAACTAAGGGCGTGATTGATTTTAATCAGTGGTTGATATGATGTGATAAGTCAACGTTCGGATTAATTTCTTGGGCCACCGTAGTTATTGTTGTCACGACGCGGTCCGCGTTCGCCACGGTCATCGCGGCGTGGACGGTCATTGCGGTCTCCGTCGCGGCGTGGACGGTCTCCGTCACGGCGCGGTCCGCGCTCGCCACGGGGTGCACGCTCGCGTTCCACATAACCTTCGGGTTTGGGCTGGAGTGCACGCATTGACAGACGGTATTTACCAGTTTTCTTATCGATTTCGATGAGCTTCACGTCAACTTCGTCACCTTCCTTGAGTCCTGATGCCTCCATGTTTTCGAGGCGGTCCCATGAGATTTCGGAGATGTGGAGCAGACCGTCGCGGTTGGGCATGAATTCAACGAACGCGCCGAATTCAAGTATCGAGCGCACCTTGCCGTGGTAAACCTTGCCCTCTTCGGGAAGTTCGACGATGGCATTGATCATTTCAAGGGCCTTGTCGATTGAAGGTTTGTTGGCTGCCGCGATTTCGATATAGCCGCCTTCGGGGATTTCGTCTATGCTGACAGTAGCACCGCTGGCTTCCTGAATGCCTTGGATGATTTTTCCGCCCGGGCCGATGACAGCACCGATAAGCTCTTTGGGGATGAGCATGGTGACGATACGTGGCACGTGGGGCTTGTAGTCCTCGCGGGGTGCGGGGATGGTTTCCTGAATCTTATCGAGAATGTGCAGACGTCCTTCCTTGGCTTGGTTGAGAGCTTTTTCAAGGATTTCATAGCTGAGGCCGTCGACCTTGATGTCCATCTGGGTTGCAGTGATACCGTTGCGTGTACCTGTAACCTTGAAGTCCATGTCGCCGAGATGGTCCTCGTCACCGAGAATGTCGGAAAGGATTGCATACTTCTCGCCGTCGGAGATGAGACCCATTGCGATACCGCTGACAGGGCGTTTCATCTTCACGCCTGCGTCGAGGAGTGAGAGTGTGCCTGCGCATACTGTTGCCATTGACGACGATCCGTTTGATTCAAGGATGTCGCTGACGATACGGCATACGTAGGGGAAATCATCGGGGAACATGCGCTTGAGTGCGCGGTGTGCGAGGTTTCCGTGTCCTACTTCACGACGGCCTACGCCACGGGGTGCGCGTGCTTCGCCGGTCGAGAAGGGGGGAAGTTATAGTGGAGGAGGAAGCGTTCGCGGCCTTGGTTGAGCACATCGTCGAGAATCTTTTCGTCGAGTTTTGTACCGAGGGTCACTGTTGCGAGCGACTGGGTCTCGCCACGGGTGAACACTGCCGATCCGTGAGGTCCGGGAAGGTAGTCAACCTCACACCAGATAGGACGGATTTCTGTGGTCTTGCGTCCGTCGAGACGGATACCTTCGTCGAGTACGCAGCGACGCATCGCTTCTTTCTCGACATCGTGATAGTAGCGCTTGACCATGGCCTTCTTCTCTTCGCGCTCCTCTTCGGGGAGTGATTCGAGATATTCTTCGCAAATCTTGTCGAAGCTCTCCTGACGCCAGTGCTTGTCGGCGCTGCCGGTCTTGGCGATGGCGTATGCCTTGTCGTAGCACTTGTCGTGCACGTCCTTGCGGAGTTCTTCGTCGTTTGTCTCGTGGCAATATTCGCGTTTTACGGTTGAGCCTACTTCTTCGGCAAGTTCCATCTGGGCCTTGCACTGAACCTTGATGGCATCATGAGCAGCACGGAGTGCGGCAAGGAGGTCGGCTTCCGATACTTCGTTCATTTCGCCTTCAACCATCATGATGTTGTCGTAGGTAGCTCCTACCATGAGTTCCATATCTGCCTTTTCAAGCTGTTCGAAAGTGGGGTCGATTACAAACTCACCGTTGATGCGGGCTACGCGCACTTCCGAAATCGGACCGTTGAAAGGTATGTCGCTCACTGCGATGGCGGCCGATGCGGCAAGTCCGGCGAGAGCGTCGGGCATGTCGACTCCGTCTGAGGAGTACATGGTCACCTGCACGATGGTGTCGGCATGGTAATTGTCGGGGAAAAGTGGACGGAGCACTCGGTCTACGAGGCGGGATGTCAGGATTTCGTAGTCGCTCGCGCGGCCTTCACGTTTGAGAAATCCTCCGGGAAAACGTCCGTTAGATGAAAATTTTTCTTTATACTCTACTTGGAGGGGCATGAAGTCAACCCCCTCACCGGCCTCTTTGGCCGTTACTACTGTCGCAAGGAGCATTGTGTTGCCCATGCGCAGTTCTACCGCTCCATCGGCCTGCTTTGCTAACTTGCCGGTCTCGAGTGTAATGGTGCGACCGTCGGGCAGCTCGATGGTTTTTTTGATTGGATTCATAAATTGTTCGTATTTTTCAGCTTGATAGGTTTATCTTCGTTTTTGCAGCTTAGTTTATTTCAGTCTGCAAAGATAGCAATTATTTGGAAATAATACCTATTTATATTGAAAAATATCCATGTGCCGGCACGGCTCTTTCATTTAAGAATACGTTGCACACTCAATGAATGTGCTATTTTATAGAGGGCATCCTGCGTGTATAGATGTGACTATTTCCCTGATTATTAATAAAATAAGCATTCATAAAATTTGGCCAAGCGGCAGATTTTTAGTAACTTTATAGGTGAAAAATCAAATAGTTACGCAAAAAATGGATCCGCTTGACCAAAAACATTCGATTGAGGCACGTAAGCCCAATCATGCCGCAAAAGTACTAAATAAATTCATACCACAGGGCAGTATCCTGGAACGCCTGATGAATTTTGCCTGGTCAGTCCCTGATTTCCGTAGGTGTGATAAAGGAAACATCCGTCACCGGTTCAGTGACATCATCATTCTGATGATACTGGGACGGACCTGCGGGTATGTCGGACGTGCTGATATAATAGCGTTCGGCAGACACAATCTCAAAAAACTCCGTAAAATGGGTCTACTGAAGAATGGAATCCCTTCGGAGGCTACCCTTTGTCGGGTGGAGAACGGTGTCGACGATTTATCCATGGCCGACAGGATGCAGGCGTTCGCCGAGGGCTTCCGCAATGAGCTGCTTAAGGCGTGCCGCGACAGGGAAATAGTCTGTGTGGACGGTAAGGCCGAGCGTGGCACCGTTCAGGAAAACGGGCGCAATCCGGATATTGTGTCGGCATATTCTTTCAATGCCGGCATTACAGTGGCAACGGAAGCATGTCAGGAAAAGAGCAACGAGATAAAGGCAGTCCCGGTACTGATTGACAAAATCGACATATCCGGAAAGATCGTAACCGCAGACGCCATGTCCATGCAGAAGGAGATAATCGACAGAATCAGGGAGCAAGGCGGTGACTTCCTGATAGAACTCAAGGCCAACCAGCGCTCCCTGCGCTACGGCGTGGAAGACAGACTTGAGGGGCTCACGCCCGTCTATTCATATACCGAAGGGCCGGAACTCGGACACGGCAGAATCGAGACCCGGACTTATCGTGTCTACGACGGGCTTGAAGTCATAGCAGACAAGGAGAAATGGGGCGGCAATATGACGATAATAGAATATGAAGCCGACACGGTAAGGAAGTCAACAGGCGCGCATACCTCCGAAAAAAGGCTGTATGTGAGCAGTCTGCCAACCGACACGCCCGCTCTCGGGGCATATGTGCGAGACCACTGGTCGATAGAGAGCATGCACTGGGGGCTGGATGTCAATCTCCTGCAAGACAGGATCAAACGTAAGTCGTCTAAAGCTGCCCGCAATCTTGACACCATCCAGAGAATAGTCCTCTCGGTATTTTCAATATGGAAAGGGCTTCGCAAAAAGCGGTCGGACAAAAGAAAAGGAGTGGCAGAGCTCATGAGGCATGTCTCAATGAGCTTTACTAAACTCATGCGGTTCCTGTGCCAAAAATGAAAAAATTAAGATTTTGACAAAAAGATAAATCCCTGACATACAACATCAATAAAATTACCCGATTCGAAATGAACCGGGTAAGGGAAGATATGTCTCTATTTTTTGTCTTAAATGAAAGAGCCGTGATGTGCCGGTGAAAATACATGTAAAAAACTCCGCACCGCTTTCTCTGTCATCCATTTGTCTCCGGGGTGAAATCTGACGTGATTGTTGTGTGTGGGTGTCGGCGGTCGTGGTGTCGCTGTTCAATCGGATGATGTCCTGTTGTCGAGATTTACCATGATGTCGGGATTGATTGAAAGAATGTGGCTGATGAACTCCTCTCTGCGCACCGGGGAGATTATCAGAG is part of the Duncaniella dubosii genome and encodes:
- a CDS encoding glycoside hydrolase family 28 protein; protein product: MNLINLKTIIGSIALLAALTAQANLTNDLPPSNADTVEQHRVGLRDSILANIHGAKISEHEFDILNFGAKGDGVKDCLPAFRKAIAKAEKAGGGRITVPAGTYCLRGPLTLVSNLCIDLAEGAVLRFDPSPELYPIVNTSWEGTYLYNYSPMIYGYGLHDVAITGKGLIDGNAMTTFATWRKDQKPAQSRSRDMNHNNIPVSERRFGQGDWLRPHLIQLYRCTGVTLEGVKIINSPFWCIHLLQCEDAVCRSLRYDAKLVNNDGIDPESSRNLLIEDIYFDNGDDNIAIKSGRDNDGWTTGIPCENIVIRNCHFKGLHAVVIGSEMSGGVRNVIIEDCDYAGYCKRGLYVKTNPDRGGFVNGIYLNNCKFGEVEDLFYVTSQYAGEGLTSTNYSDISDIHINGLSCTKASAAALVLQGTRQRPIRNVSLNNITVGEARTGISFSNTSDVRIGECHIGPSAGVPTQVSAKDKIFER
- a CDS encoding IspD/TarI family cytidylyltransferase, encoding MSTHYYNNNPTSALNKTDNVHIVVAAGSGSRYGGNLPKQFCDLAGRPLLMTTLERLHSCTPEWKLIVVLSTDMTDEWLGMCKDNSFTLPHIIVNGGATRAHSVKNALSIIPQDSSGLISIHDAARPVITPSLISAIIDGVEGCDGALPACAVTDSIRLVGTDGNSSAVDRSKLRAVQTPQIFPADKLLKAYGQELLPVFTDDASVMEAAGYTNLRLVDGDPHNIKVTNPGDMAIAELYLSLI
- a CDS encoding ISAs1 family transposase, with the translated sequence MDPLDQKHSIEARKPNHAAKVLNKFIPQGSILERLMNFAWSVPDFRRCDKGNIRHRFSDIIILMILGRTCGYVGRADIIAFGRHNLKKLRKMGLLKNGIPSEATLCRVENGVDDLSMADRMQAFAEGFRNELLKACRDREIVCVDGKAERGTVQENGRNPDIVSAYSFNAGITVATEACQEKSNEIKAVPVLIDKIDISGKIVTADAMSMQKEIIDRIREQGGDFLIELKANQRSLRYGVEDRLEGLTPVYSYTEGPELGHGRIETRTYRVYDGLEVIADKEKWGGNMTIIEYEADTVRKSTGAHTSEKRLYVSSLPTDTPALGAYVRDHWSIESMHWGLDVNLLQDRIKRKSSKAARNLDTIQRIVLSVFSIWKGLRKKRSDKRKGVAELMRHVSMSFTKLMRFLCQK